The bacterium genome contains the following window.
CACGAAGTGAAATTTGATGAATTATCGAATAGAGTCATTGGATGCGCTATAGCGGTGCATCGAACTCTTGGGCCAGGTTTGCTTGACACCGTGAAGAGTGATAATTCACCATTCACCATTCACCATTATTAAGGAAATTTAGGGAAGAAATTGTGAATTGTGAATGGTGAATTATGAATGGTGAATAGTTACCAATTTTTTTAATAATATCTCCCTATCTCCTTAATCTCCACATCTCCTTTTGTTACACCACCTGAACGCTTACCAAAAAGATTTGTAGTGCGAGGCTTTAGCCTCGCTTCTGGCAAGCAGGAAAGCGAACTTAAAGGTTCGCGCACTACATTTATCGAATGTCAGAGGTTAATTCGTATCCATTTGTGGCTAATTTCCTTAATTCTCTGTGAACTCTGTGTCTCTGTGGCTGAACGCTTACCTCTTCAGAACTGGTGCCTAAAAGTTTTTCTTGCATTCTTCAAGGATAATATGGTATAATTCATAGATATGAGACTTATTGTTGGATTAGGGAATCCGGGATTAGATTATGCCCAAACAAGGCATAATGTTGGATTTAAGGTCATCAATAGCCTGGCTAAATTGAATAAGATTGAACTTAAAGGAAGAAAATATAAATCAAGAATGGGACAGAATAACGAGGTCATCCTGGCTAAACCAATGACCTATGTTAATCTTAGCGGTGAGGCAGTTGAATTGTTAGTCCGTCATTTTCAAATTAACCTTGCAGATTTAGTGGTCATATACGATGATATAAACCTACCTGTGGGTAAAATCAGGATTCGCAAAGAAGGTAGTGCCGGCGGACATAATGGAATGAAATCCATCATTGAAAAATTAGGTAGTCAACAATTCCCTCGAATCCGTGTAGGTATCGGTTCACCACCTCCTGAAATCGAATTTCGCCACTATGTTCTTTCTAATTGGACACCACAAGAAAAAGAAATAATCGAAGAGGCAACAAAAAGAGTTGTTCAGGCTATAATCTGTATCA
Protein-coding sequences here:
- the pth gene encoding aminoacyl-tRNA hydrolase; its protein translation is MRLIVGLGNPGLDYAQTRHNVGFKVINSLAKLNKIELKGRKYKSRMGQNNEVILAKPMTYVNLSGEAVELLVRHFQINLADLVVIYDDINLPVGKIRIRKEGSAGGHNGMKSIIEKLGSQQFPRIRVGIGSPPPEIEFRHYVLSNWTPQEKEIIEEATKRVVQAIICIIEEGIDIAMNKFN